A region of Candidatus Zixiibacteriota bacterium DNA encodes the following proteins:
- the metK gene encoding methionine adenosyltransferase produces MANRKFLFTSESVTEGHPDKICDQISDAVLDEVLRDDQKGRVACETFVTVGLVIVGGEITTKTYVDINGLVRSLIKDIGYTNPDFGFHYQTCSILNAIGSQSPDIAQGVETGGAGDQGLMTGYACRETDELMPMPIMLSHKLARRLAQVRKENVLPYLGPDGKSQVTVEYTDGKPRRIEAIVLSSQHTADILDSTGKAITKDAIAEITEAVVKPIIPEGLLDDQTKYYVNPTGKFVIGGPQSDTGMTGRKIIVDTYGGMAAHGGGAFSGKDPTKVDRSAAYMARYIAKNIVASGIADKCTIQLAYAIGVAQPISIAIETDAESRSTDEKLAQVVQKIFDLSPRSIIKTLDLLKPKYHKTSVYGHFGRSEEEFTWEKTDMAEKIAKEL; encoded by the coding sequence ATGGCCAACAGGAAGTTCTTGTTCACTTCCGAGTCGGTGACCGAGGGCCACCCCGACAAAATATGCGATCAGATTTCTGACGCCGTGCTGGATGAGGTCTTACGTGACGATCAAAAAGGCAGAGTGGCGTGCGAAACTTTCGTAACAGTCGGGCTCGTTATTGTAGGTGGTGAGATCACAACAAAGACCTATGTTGACATCAATGGTCTTGTTCGCTCCCTCATCAAGGACATCGGATACACCAACCCTGACTTCGGATTTCATTACCAGACATGCTCCATTCTGAACGCCATCGGAAGCCAGTCGCCCGATATTGCACAGGGAGTGGAAACCGGCGGAGCCGGCGATCAGGGTCTCATGACCGGATACGCCTGTAGAGAGACAGACGAGCTGATGCCGATGCCGATCATGCTGTCGCACAAGCTTGCGAGGCGTCTTGCTCAGGTCAGAAAGGAAAACGTCCTTCCCTATCTTGGTCCTGATGGCAAATCGCAGGTGACCGTGGAGTATACCGACGGCAAACCGCGCAGGATCGAAGCGATAGTCCTTTCGAGCCAACACACTGCGGACATCCTTGACAGCACAGGCAAGGCAATTACCAAAGATGCAATTGCGGAGATCACAGAGGCCGTCGTCAAGCCGATTATTCCTGAAGGACTTCTGGATGATCAGACGAAGTACTATGTCAATCCGACCGGCAAGTTCGTGATTGGCGGTCCGCAGTCGGATACCGGCATGACAGGCAGAAAGATAATCGTTGATACTTACGGCGGCATGGCGGCACACGGTGGTGGAGCGTTCTCCGGCAAAGACCCGACCAAAGTCGACAGATCTGCAGCCTATATGGCGCGATACATCGCAAAGAACATCGTTGCTTCCGGAATTGCCGACAAATGCACAATCCAGTTGGCATACGCGATCGGCGTGGCGCAACCGATTTCTATTGCCATAGAAACTGATGCAGAATCAAGATCGACAGACGAAAAGCTCGCTCAGGTAGTACAGAAAATATTCGATCTTTCACCGCGAAGCATAATCAAGACCCTTGATCTCCTCAAACCGAAGTATCACAAGACATCCGTCTACGGACATTTTGGCAGATCCGAGGAGGAATTCACATGGGAGAAAACGGACATGGCAGAGAAGATTGCA